Proteins encoded within one genomic window of Haloplanus vescus:
- a CDS encoding competence/damage-inducible protein A, with protein MEVAILTVGDEVLAGDTTNTNATWLAGQLSDRGVRVVRILTVPDDHAVIRDTVTEWRAAFDAVVITGGLGGTHDDVTADAVAEAFGRDLTVDPSVREDVIETVAAYRDRNPELVEAHDIDLDVDAWASLPEGSRPLINPEGLCPGCVIENVYVFPGVPDEMKALFELVAGEFGGDTVSTTLYTPQPEGSMVDALAGVRERFDVTVGSYPNSETANRLKVTGTDPAAVAAAVDWLRDRVEIVDD; from the coding sequence ATGGAAGTCGCCATTCTCACCGTCGGTGACGAGGTACTGGCGGGCGATACGACGAACACGAACGCGACGTGGCTCGCGGGGCAGTTGAGCGACCGGGGCGTGCGAGTCGTCCGTATCCTCACCGTCCCCGACGACCACGCGGTGATTCGCGACACCGTGACCGAGTGGCGAGCGGCTTTCGACGCCGTCGTCATCACCGGCGGCCTCGGCGGCACGCACGACGACGTGACTGCCGACGCCGTCGCCGAGGCGTTCGGCCGCGACCTGACCGTCGACCCCTCGGTCCGAGAGGACGTCATCGAGACGGTGGCGGCCTACCGCGACCGCAACCCCGAGCTGGTCGAGGCCCACGACATCGACCTCGACGTGGACGCGTGGGCGTCGCTCCCCGAGGGGAGTCGCCCCCTCATCAACCCCGAGGGGCTCTGTCCCGGGTGTGTCATCGAGAACGTCTACGTCTTCCCCGGCGTGCCCGACGAGATGAAGGCGCTCTTCGAACTCGTCGCCGGCGAGTTCGGCGGCGACACCGTCTCGACGACGCTCTACACCCCCCAGCCCGAGGGGTCGATGGTCGACGCCCTCGCCGGCGTCCGCGAGCGCTTCGACGTGACGGTCGGCAGCTACCCCAACTCGGAGACGGCGAACCGCCTGAAGGTGACGGGGACGGACCCCGCTGCCGTCGCCGCCGCCGTCGACTGGCTCCGCGACCGCGTGGAAATCGTCGACGACTGA
- a CDS encoding ABC transporter permease, translating into MGEPRLTIARRELQTLRSEKTIVLALLIQLFIAAFSSFLVVGLVSLYDPSGVEGYETTVGVTGDARADLLGVVDEQAAMDGVGYASQSTARAAFERGEVDAVLLADRRSGRVFVTALAPDGSVRTTVTVVQLRDALSAFERVERDQRSSYLSSTTLDLPPQSGSTPYYGFSYTVLLPLLCFLPVFISGSIAVDSVTEEFERGTLELLRVAPISTVDIVDGKVWAAAALAPAQAGLWLALLAFNGTAVRHPVAILTVVAALSLLVVTLGATLALLAPDRRAAQFLYAVGVLVAFGGTTLLPANPINSVARLAVGSVGPTYPVLVVGYVALGVGAYVVLRRAVPRIGIAD; encoded by the coding sequence TTGGGTGAGCCACGCCTGACGATTGCCCGGCGGGAACTCCAGACGCTCCGGTCCGAGAAGACCATCGTCCTCGCCTTGCTCATCCAACTCTTCATCGCCGCCTTCTCGTCGTTCCTCGTCGTCGGCCTCGTCTCGCTGTACGACCCCAGCGGCGTCGAGGGGTACGAGACAACGGTCGGTGTGACCGGCGACGCGAGGGCCGACCTCTTGGGCGTCGTCGACGAGCAAGCGGCGATGGACGGCGTCGGCTACGCCTCCCAATCGACGGCGCGGGCGGCGTTCGAACGCGGGGAGGTCGATGCCGTCCTCCTTGCGGACCGTCGGTCCGGGCGGGTGTTCGTGACGGCGCTGGCACCCGACGGGTCCGTGCGGACGACGGTGACCGTCGTGCAGTTGCGCGACGCGCTCTCGGCGTTCGAACGCGTCGAGCGCGACCAGCGGTCGAGCTACCTGTCGTCGACGACGCTCGACCTGCCGCCACAGTCGGGATCGACGCCCTACTACGGGTTCAGCTACACCGTGTTGCTCCCCTTGCTGTGCTTTCTGCCCGTCTTCATCAGCGGGTCCATCGCCGTCGACTCCGTGACCGAGGAGTTCGAACGCGGGACGCTCGAACTCCTGCGGGTCGCGCCCATCTCGACGGTCGACATCGTCGACGGCAAGGTGTGGGCGGCGGCGGCGCTCGCGCCCGCACAGGCCGGCCTGTGGCTCGCGCTCCTCGCGTTCAACGGGACGGCCGTCCGGCACCCGGTCGCGATACTGACCGTCGTCGCCGCGCTCTCCCTGCTGGTGGTGACACTCGGCGCGACGCTCGCCTTGCTTGCCCCCGACCGACGCGCGGCGCAGTTCCTCTACGCCGTCGGCGTCCTCGTCGCGTTCGGCGGGACGACGCTCCTCCCCGCGAATCCCATCAACTCCGTCGCGCGACTCGCCGTCGGCAGCGTCGGCCCGACGTACCCCGTGCTGGTCGTCGGCTACGTCGCCCTCGGCGTCGGCGCGTACGTCGTGCTTCGGCGGGCCGTCCCCCGCATCGGCATCGCGGACTGA
- a CDS encoding CoA-binding protein: protein MDATDEEIRSLLDAETIAVVGCSGTPGKAAHDVPAYLQEQGYDVIPINPNRDVVLGREAPDSLGDVADDVDLIDVFRPSEEVSSIVDDAVKRRQRHDDVEGLWLQRGIRDDAAADRARDAGLVVVQDRCLMVAHREFRG, encoded by the coding sequence ATGGACGCCACCGACGAGGAGATTCGCTCGCTCTTGGACGCCGAGACGATAGCCGTCGTCGGCTGTTCGGGGACGCCGGGCAAGGCCGCACACGACGTACCCGCCTACCTCCAGGAGCAAGGCTACGACGTGATTCCGATCAATCCGAACCGCGACGTGGTGCTCGGCCGAGAGGCGCCGGACAGCCTCGGAGACGTCGCCGACGACGTCGACCTGATAGACGTGTTCCGCCCGAGCGAGGAGGTGAGTTCCATCGTCGATGACGCGGTCAAGCGCCGCCAGCGTCACGACGATGTCGAGGGTCTCTGGTTACAGCGGGGCATCCGCGACGACGCGGCGGCGGACCGCGCCCGCGACGCCGGCTTGGTCGTCGTCCAAGATAGGTGTCTGATGGTCGCGCACCGCGAGTTCCGCGGTTAG
- a CDS encoding class I fructose-bisphosphate aldolase codes for MIPGADDAITRDGKALILAYDHGLEHGPVDFDPVPETTDPATVFDVATHDAVTALAVQKGVAEAYYPEYEEDVTLLAKLNGTSNLWMGEPDSAVNWSVDYAAELGADAIGFTFYGGSNHEVEMAEEFREAQEAARDHDMGVVMWSYPRGQGLKDDTSASTIAYASRLGLELGADIAKVKYPGSEDAMSWAVENAGNTKVVMSGGSKTSDEAFLSTVREAMDGGADGLAVGRNVFQRENPEAILDGLEAIIFEDASVEEALDANAALEADD; via the coding sequence ATGATTCCCGGTGCTGACGACGCAATCACCCGTGACGGCAAGGCACTGATCCTCGCGTACGACCACGGCCTCGAACACGGGCCGGTCGACTTCGACCCGGTGCCGGAGACGACCGACCCCGCGACGGTGTTCGACGTCGCGACTCACGACGCCGTGACCGCACTCGCGGTCCAGAAGGGCGTCGCCGAGGCGTACTATCCGGAGTACGAGGAGGACGTGACGCTGCTGGCGAAGCTGAACGGCACGAGCAACCTCTGGATGGGCGAACCCGACTCCGCGGTCAACTGGTCGGTCGACTACGCCGCCGAACTCGGCGCCGACGCCATCGGCTTCACCTTCTACGGTGGCTCGAACCACGAAGTCGAGATGGCAGAGGAGTTCCGCGAGGCACAGGAGGCGGCCCGCGACCACGACATGGGCGTCGTGATGTGGTCGTATCCGCGCGGTCAGGGACTCAAAGACGACACCAGCGCGAGCACCATCGCCTACGCGTCCCGTCTCGGCCTCGAACTCGGCGCCGACATCGCGAAGGTGAAATACCCCGGTTCGGAGGACGCGATGTCGTGGGCCGTTGAGAACGCGGGCAACACGAAAGTCGTCATGAGCGGCGGGTCGAAAACGAGCGACGAGGCGTTCCTCTCGACGGTTCGAGAGGCGATGGATGGCGGTGCCGACGGCCTCGCCGTCGGGCGCAACGTCTTCCAGCGTGAGAACCCCGAGGCCATCCTCGACGGCCTCGAAGCCATCATCTTCGAGGACGCGAGCGTCGAGGAGGCACTCGACGCCAACGCGGCCCTCGAAGCCGACGACTGA
- a CDS encoding elongation factor 1-beta, producing MGKVAAKMKVMPQSPEIDLDDLQDKLEASLPEGAKINGFERDEVAFGLVALLPTVIVPDDAGGTEAVEESFSGVDGVESVSVENVGRI from the coding sequence ATGGGGAAGGTCGCCGCCAAGATGAAGGTCATGCCGCAGAGCCCCGAAATCGATCTCGACGACCTGCAGGACAAGCTCGAGGCGTCGCTCCCCGAGGGCGCGAAGATCAACGGGTTCGAGCGTGACGAAGTCGCGTTCGGCCTCGTGGCGCTTCTGCCGACGGTCATCGTTCCCGACGACGCCGGTGGAACCGAGGCCGTCGAGGAGTCTTTCTCGGGCGTCGACGGCGTCGAAAGCGTCTCCGTCGAGAACGTCGGTCGCATCTAA
- a CDS encoding HVO_2753 family zinc finger protein codes for MSQTEGKQERQCVSCGINITGMSAAAFKCPDCGQQIYRCAKCRKQSNLYECPDCGFRGP; via the coding sequence ATGAGCCAGACGGAAGGAAAACAGGAGCGCCAGTGTGTCTCCTGTGGCATTAACATCACCGGGATGAGTGCCGCCGCGTTCAAATGCCCGGACTGCGGCCAGCAGATCTACCGCTGTGCGAAGTGCCGCAAACAGAGCAACCTCTACGAATGCCCGGACTGCGGATTCAGGGGGCCGTAA
- a CDS encoding RAD55 family ATPase, with protein sequence MYDLGPPLEAEVEEGTNLLISGPALTGKKQLAFDILASGIQNGEGAIVVSNTDGAKRVFEAFDDRVDYTDRPVAVVDCVTRQQGVSEARDDANVRYTSSPVDMTGVGIKFSELLEEFYERRGVTRNRVFLDSLSTLLMYSDLQTVFRFLHVFTGRVQSVDGLGLYAIDSSAHDDKTMNTLKQLFDGVIETHEDGEPTANLPDV encoded by the coding sequence ATGTATGATCTTGGTCCGCCGTTGGAGGCCGAGGTTGAAGAGGGGACGAACCTGCTCATCTCGGGCCCCGCACTCACCGGTAAGAAGCAGCTCGCGTTCGACATTCTAGCGTCCGGCATCCAGAACGGCGAGGGTGCCATCGTCGTCAGCAACACCGACGGCGCAAAGCGCGTCTTCGAGGCGTTCGACGACCGGGTCGACTACACCGACCGCCCCGTCGCCGTCGTCGACTGCGTCACCCGACAGCAAGGCGTCAGCGAGGCGCGCGACGACGCGAACGTCCGGTACACCTCCTCGCCGGTCGACATGACCGGCGTCGGGATCAAGTTCTCCGAACTGCTCGAGGAGTTCTACGAGCGTCGCGGCGTCACGCGAAATCGTGTCTTCCTCGACTCGCTGTCGACGCTCCTGATGTATTCTGACCTCCAGACGGTGTTTCGATTCCTCCACGTCTTCACCGGGCGCGTCCAGAGCGTCGACGGCCTCGGCCTCTACGCCATCGACTCCTCCGCGCACGACGACAAGACGATGAACACCCTGAAGCAGTTGTTCGACGGCGTCATCGAAACCCACGAGGACGGCGAACCAACCGCCAATCTGCCCGACGTCTGA
- a CDS encoding ABC transporter permease family protein: MSGRSAVDRLRQWGRAVARIARWEASRSAGVVDRQTAILGLVALLLAGAVGGAALTTGGVALDRDIYRVGVSPDSPYHEVVEDSPALATRSPDLGRLGRGIDVVVRDGRFYVADSQKARAALSTLRDAVRRHNLDLMGAESNQSAAFPVVVTLTYAEQGSMTPDGATVDSGTAGGTDGGDGDSGDEGGLSGESGTGQTTDQTGTPTAGDDDDGSLGVPGFGAMGGLFGGSTSGSPADISPPFPFGALVLAFVFFIPMNFVIQPYGSSILNERINRRGELLLVAPVSPTAIVAGKTLPYLGLLVGITAVVALAIGGGAVSVAAVAPIAALYLAATFVGGMFARSFKELTFVTVSISVFLTSYAFVPAIFTNVTPIALISPLTLVVHDLQGTAITAGEYAFATGPFYVGSLVCFLLGVGVYREEDMFTQRPVPLKFLDALNSRIHRPRSVALLSALSIPFVFIAELLAIAVLFVLPVDVSVPLLLVVVAGVEEVAKSVHVYAGFRGPFAGRRDWRMAFTLGALSGFGFFVGEKFTAIVQLVGLPSLTLGQAAFTPTGVVATPAMGLALLLAPLLLHAVTTSIAALGATRSRRTYLVALVPAIAVHAAYNLVVVSTLG; the protein is encoded by the coding sequence GTGAGCGGTCGGTCGGCCGTCGACCGCCTCCGCCAGTGGGGGCGTGCCGTCGCGCGCATCGCTCGCTGGGAGGCGAGTCGGAGCGCCGGCGTCGTCGACCGACAGACGGCGATACTCGGCCTCGTCGCCCTCCTCCTCGCCGGCGCCGTCGGCGGCGCGGCGCTCACGACGGGCGGTGTCGCCCTCGACCGCGACATCTACCGCGTCGGCGTCTCACCCGACAGCCCGTATCACGAAGTCGTCGAAGACAGTCCGGCGCTCGCGACACGCTCGCCCGACCTCGGTCGACTGGGCCGCGGAATCGACGTGGTCGTCCGCGACGGCCGGTTCTACGTCGCCGACTCGCAGAAGGCACGGGCCGCGCTCTCGACGCTTCGGGACGCAGTCCGCCGGCACAACCTCGACCTGATGGGTGCGGAGTCGAACCAGTCGGCGGCGTTCCCGGTAGTCGTCACCCTCACCTACGCCGAACAGGGCTCGATGACGCCGGACGGCGCGACGGTCGATAGCGGGACGGCGGGAGGGACCGACGGCGGCGACGGCGACAGCGGAGACGAAGGTGGCCTCTCCGGCGAGTCGGGCACCGGCCAAACGACGGACCAGACAGGGACGCCGACGGCCGGTGACGACGACGACGGGTCGCTCGGCGTTCCGGGCTTCGGCGCCATGGGCGGCTTGTTCGGCGGGAGCACCTCGGGGTCGCCCGCGGACATCTCCCCACCGTTCCCCTTCGGCGCACTCGTCCTCGCCTTCGTTTTCTTCATCCCCATGAACTTCGTCATCCAACCCTACGGGAGTAGCATCCTCAACGAGCGAATCAACCGCCGGGGCGAACTCCTCTTGGTTGCCCCCGTCTCGCCGACGGCCATCGTCGCGGGCAAGACCCTCCCCTACCTCGGCTTGCTCGTCGGCATCACCGCCGTCGTCGCCCTCGCCATCGGCGGCGGCGCAGTGAGCGTCGCCGCTGTCGCACCCATCGCGGCGCTGTATCTCGCCGCCACCTTCGTCGGCGGCATGTTCGCCCGGTCATTCAAGGAGCTCACCTTCGTCACCGTCTCCATCTCCGTCTTCCTCACCTCCTACGCGTTCGTCCCCGCCATCTTCACGAACGTCACGCCAATCGCGCTCATCTCGCCGCTGACGCTCGTCGTCCACGACCTGCAGGGGACGGCGATTACGGCGGGTGAGTACGCCTTCGCGACCGGTCCCTTCTACGTCGGGTCGCTGGTGTGTTTCCTCCTCGGCGTCGGCGTCTACCGCGAGGAGGACATGTTCACCCAACGCCCCGTGCCGCTGAAGTTCCTCGACGCGCTGAACAGTCGCATCCACCGACCGCGCTCGGTTGCCCTCCTCAGCGCGCTCTCCATCCCCTTCGTCTTCATCGCCGAACTCCTCGCCATCGCCGTCCTGTTCGTCCTGCCCGTCGACGTGTCGGTGCCGCTGTTGCTCGTCGTCGTCGCTGGCGTCGAAGAGGTGGCCAAGAGTGTCCACGTCTACGCGGGCTTTCGCGGGCCGTTCGCCGGCCGGCGCGACTGGCGAATGGCGTTCACGCTCGGGGCACTCTCCGGGTTCGGCTTCTTCGTCGGCGAGAAGTTCACCGCCATCGTCCAACTGGTCGGCCTCCCCTCGCTCACGCTCGGGCAGGCGGCGTTCACGCCGACCGGCGTCGTCGCGACGCCCGCGATGGGACTGGCGCTCCTCCTCGCGCCCCTCCTCTTGCACGCGGTGACGACGAGCATCGCGGCGCTGGGCGCGACGCGCAGTCGGCGGACGTATCTCGTCGCGCTGGTGCCAGCAATCGCCGTTCACGCGGCCTACAACCTCGTGGTGGTGAGCACCCTTGGGTGA
- a CDS encoding zinc-ribbon domain-containing protein, with amino-acid sequence MSNTTEDPRCPNCGEPIGRTATYCMHCSTDLTEERAAADADGDGVWDSAEMDAETETATTPGSASRESSSGVGATLSTYGRRVGDAVDEAVTGVTGGGNADGLLAPDSVVDDTLTALVGIVGGLVVGVVGTVVLGAVTGSGMAIPFGIVAWLGATAYLVRRRTVQDAISKSGYAVAAVLLCVPVIALSPFLPVDGGLGERGGLFVVLLFFVGAPAAIAILVGLVASRFVPDDAGSGDADEDDGVAEGDTGSDGPDDVDAVTEGDDGVVTDAGPRTDIEE; translated from the coding sequence ATGAGTAACACCACCGAGGACCCGCGCTGTCCGAACTGCGGCGAGCCCATCGGCCGGACTGCGACCTACTGTATGCACTGTTCGACCGACCTCACGGAGGAACGGGCGGCGGCCGACGCAGACGGCGACGGAGTGTGGGACAGCGCAGAGATGGATGCGGAGACCGAGACGGCGACGACTCCGGGGTCCGCTTCTCGGGAGTCCTCGTCCGGCGTCGGCGCTACGCTCTCGACGTACGGCCGCCGGGTCGGAGACGCGGTGGACGAGGCGGTGACTGGCGTCACCGGCGGCGGGAACGCCGATGGACTGTTGGCTCCCGACAGTGTCGTCGACGACACGCTCACCGCACTCGTCGGTATCGTCGGCGGACTCGTCGTCGGTGTGGTCGGCACCGTCGTTTTGGGGGCTGTCACGGGGAGTGGCATGGCAATCCCGTTCGGTATCGTCGCGTGGCTGGGCGCCACCGCGTATCTCGTCCGCCGGCGGACGGTTCAGGACGCTATCTCGAAAAGCGGCTACGCCGTCGCGGCCGTCTTGCTGTGCGTGCCGGTGATTGCACTCAGTCCGTTCCTCCCCGTCGACGGTGGTCTGGGGGAACGGGGCGGGCTCTTCGTCGTGTTGCTCTTTTTCGTGGGTGCCCCCGCCGCTATCGCTATCCTCGTCGGACTGGTCGCCTCGCGGTTCGTCCCGGACGACGCCGGGAGTGGCGACGCTGACGAGGATGACGGCGTCGCGGAGGGCGACACCGGCAGCGACGGGCCCGACGACGTGGATGCCGTCACGGAGGGTGACGACGGAGTGGTCACCGACGCCGGGCCGAGGACCGACATCGAGGAGTGA
- a CDS encoding ABC transporter ATP-binding protein: MIEVESLRKTYGDFPAVVGSTFSVDRGEIFGVVGPNGAGKTTTLKMIAGLVDPTSGTATVAGFDASDPEMRHSLGFLPEESPLYEDMTARSYLDFFADLYDVPDAVATERIEDTLDRLELDHRDRRLGDVSKGMKRKVAIARSLVNDPDVLIYDEPASGLDPLTTNYVLDFVRELRDAGKTVIFSAHNLYHVESVCDRVAIMNRGEIVARGTVPEIRDEHGTTDYRVFTSVPLDDSKQEGDRYVVTVEDMDAVEEVRTRAADNGGEVVDIRTREPSLEDIFLDLATNADADPRGGS; the protein is encoded by the coding sequence ATGATCGAGGTCGAGTCCCTCCGCAAGACCTACGGCGACTTTCCCGCCGTCGTCGGCAGTACGTTCAGCGTCGACCGCGGCGAGATTTTCGGCGTCGTCGGCCCGAACGGCGCGGGCAAGACGACGACGCTGAAGATGATCGCCGGCCTCGTCGACCCGACGAGCGGCACTGCGACCGTCGCGGGATTCGACGCCAGCGACCCCGAGATGCGGCACTCGCTGGGCTTTCTCCCCGAGGAGTCGCCGCTCTACGAGGACATGACCGCGCGGTCGTATCTGGACTTCTTCGCCGACCTCTACGACGTGCCCGACGCCGTCGCGACCGAGCGCATCGAAGACACGCTCGACCGACTGGAACTCGACCACCGCGACCGGCGCCTCGGCGACGTGTCGAAGGGGATGAAACGCAAGGTGGCCATCGCTCGCTCGCTGGTGAACGACCCCGACGTGTTGATATACGACGAACCCGCGAGCGGACTCGACCCGCTCACGACCAACTACGTCCTCGACTTCGTCCGCGAACTCCGCGACGCGGGCAAGACGGTTATTTTCAGCGCGCACAACCTCTATCACGTCGAGAGCGTCTGTGACCGAGTCGCCATCATGAACCGCGGCGAAATCGTCGCACGCGGGACCGTCCCCGAGATTCGCGACGAACACGGCACGACCGACTACCGCGTGTTCACGTCGGTCCCCCTCGACGACAGCAAGCAGGAGGGCGACCGCTACGTCGTCACCGTTGAGGACATGGACGCGGTCGAAGAGGTCCGCACGCGGGCCGCCGACAACGGCGGCGAAGTGGTCGATATCCGCACGCGCGAACCGAGCCTCGAAGACATCTTCCTCGACCTGGCGACGAACGCCGACGCCGACCCGCGGGGTGGGTCGTGA
- a CDS encoding RNA polymerase Rpb4 family protein encodes MTIFKEKLDEEFVTVSEVKELLAEVEAERAADPDREMRYELARAIEHANTFAFLGAEESRELVEDLLNLEQVDEEAAFKIVDLLPEDRDELRSVFAHGRYSLDGDELDEILNVVAKYA; translated from the coding sequence ATGACTATATTCAAAGAAAAGCTCGACGAGGAGTTCGTCACCGTCTCCGAAGTCAAAGAGCTCCTCGCCGAGGTCGAAGCCGAGCGGGCCGCAGACCCCGACCGCGAGATGCGCTACGAGCTCGCGCGGGCCATCGAGCACGCCAACACGTTCGCCTTCCTCGGTGCCGAGGAGTCGCGCGAACTCGTCGAGGACCTCCTTAACCTCGAACAGGTCGACGAGGAAGCGGCGTTCAAAATCGTGGACCTGCTCCCAGAGGACCGCGACGAACTCCGCTCCGTGTTCGCTCACGGGCGGTACTCGCTCGACGGCGACGAACTCGACGAAATCCTCAACGTCGTCGCGAAGTACGCCTGA
- a CDS encoding DUF5798 family protein — protein sequence MGFGSTAKKLQQVTDMAEDVYTRLNQLREQVAETRETVDETKVRIDHMENELAEQRALLEALAEEHDIDIDAVTADVHVVDAEEAAGEDDDESA from the coding sequence ATGGGATTCGGAAGCACGGCGAAGAAGCTCCAGCAGGTCACCGACATGGCCGAGGACGTGTACACCCGCCTGAACCAGCTCCGCGAGCAGGTCGCCGAGACGCGGGAGACGGTCGACGAGACGAAAGTCCGCATCGACCACATGGAAAACGAACTCGCCGAACAGCGAGCGCTCCTCGAAGCGCTCGCCGAAGAACACGACATCGACATCGACGCCGTCACCGCCGACGTGCACGTCGTCGACGCGGAAGAAGCGGCCGGCGAAGACGACGACGAATCGGCCTAA
- a CDS encoding 50S ribosomal protein L21e gives MPSSNGPLKGTRGKLSNDPRERGASPPQRAIQEYETGQKVHLKIDPSVSEGRFHPRFDGHTGTVVGTQGRAFKVEINDGGKDKTLIARAAHLKAQQ, from the coding sequence ATGCCGAGTTCAAATGGCCCGCTGAAGGGGACGCGCGGTAAGCTCTCGAACGACCCCCGAGAGCGCGGCGCCTCCCCGCCCCAGCGCGCGATTCAGGAGTACGAAACCGGTCAGAAAGTCCACCTCAAAATCGACCCCAGCGTCTCCGAAGGTCGGTTCCACCCCCGTTTCGACGGGCACACCGGAACCGTCGTCGGCACGCAGGGTCGTGCCTTCAAGGTCGAAATCAACGACGGCGGCAAGGACAAGACGCTCATCGCGCGCGCGGCCCACCTCAAGGCCCAGCAGTAG
- a CDS encoding 3-hydroxyacyl-CoA dehydrogenase family protein — protein MRSLEQIDTVGVVGAGTMGSGIAQVAATAGYDVVMRDIEDDLIASGFDRIDDSLSRFVEKEQLTRDEADAAVDRITGTTDLADLASCDYVIEAAVENMDIKQDIFTDLDEAVDDDVVLATNTSTLSITTIASATERPELVVGLHFMNPAPIMEGLELVVGERTSEAVVDLSHALAEDFGKTTWEADDKPGFVVNRVLMPWINEGIRAYDEGVADKADMDAGLKLGTNVPMGPLELADHIGLDVCLDASQTLAEELGDRYKPPYLLKRKVDAGDLGRKTGRGFYEYD, from the coding sequence ATGCGCAGCCTCGAACAAATCGACACCGTCGGCGTCGTCGGCGCGGGAACGATGGGGAGCGGTATCGCACAGGTGGCTGCTACCGCCGGCTACGACGTGGTGATGCGCGACATCGAAGACGACCTAATTGCGAGCGGATTCGACCGCATCGACGACAGTCTCTCACGGTTCGTCGAGAAAGAACAGCTCACTCGCGACGAGGCCGACGCGGCTGTCGACCGCATCACGGGCACGACCGACCTTGCGGACCTCGCGAGCTGTGACTACGTCATCGAGGCCGCCGTCGAGAACATGGACATCAAGCAGGACATCTTCACGGACCTCGACGAGGCCGTCGACGACGACGTGGTCCTCGCGACCAACACCTCGACGCTCTCGATTACGACCATCGCGTCCGCGACGGAGCGCCCCGAACTCGTCGTCGGCCTCCACTTCATGAACCCTGCGCCCATCATGGAGGGCCTCGAACTCGTCGTCGGCGAACGGACGAGTGAGGCTGTAGTCGACCTCTCGCACGCCCTCGCGGAGGACTTCGGCAAGACGACGTGGGAAGCCGACGACAAGCCGGGCTTCGTCGTCAACCGCGTGTTGATGCCGTGGATAAACGAGGGCATCCGCGCGTACGACGAGGGCGTCGCCGACAAGGCCGACATGGACGCGGGCCTGAAACTCGGGACGAACGTCCCGATGGGACCGCTCGAACTCGCCGACCACATCGGACTGGACGTCTGTCTCGACGCTAGCCAGACGCTTGCCGAGGAACTCGGCGACCGCTACAAGCCGCCCTACCTCCTCAAGCGAAAGGTCGACGCCGGCGACTTGGGTCGGAAGACGGGGCGTGGCTTCTACGAGTACGACTGA